One Halolamina litorea genomic window carries:
- a CDS encoding amphi-Trp domain-containing protein gives MADLPGTDDEPRRITEGYFEREVRLSRSATATFLRDLADQIEAEPRLTISTEEWEIPFEFDEPIEVEVEFVGEKHGQLEVELEFEHSPADDGIDVS, from the coding sequence ATGGCCGACCTACCCGGAACCGACGACGAGCCGCGCCGGATCACTGAGGGCTACTTCGAGCGGGAGGTTCGACTCTCCCGCTCGGCGACGGCGACGTTCCTCCGGGACCTCGCCGACCAGATCGAGGCCGAGCCGCGGCTGACCATCTCGACGGAGGAGTGGGAGATCCCCTTCGAGTTCGACGAGCCGATCGAGGTTGAAGTGGAGTTCGTCGGCGAGAAACACGGCCAGTTGGAGGTGGAGTTGGAGTTCGAACACTCCCCCGCCGACGACGGCATCGACGTGAGCTGA
- a CDS encoding PQQ-binding-like beta-propeller repeat protein encodes MQENPRAHLEDIQVLLDGPYDEKPGESTVEQYNTGVIPEREITQEDLMQTGDNPDNWLVYGGGYDNQRLYPGDELDMDNIGDLTLEWSQEYPEMPVTAEPPVTDTHNAPIIVDGEPPIMYTTFGPDEVFAVNARTGEILWSHVYTPAAGASQATAPAQRGAAVHGDLVIISTLDLGVLAMNRYTGEEEWYFNGACAYRGEAAEGLIHEEIDWTRSRGVSSSFPPMIKDGMIMKGSFGGEYGTTGWLDAVSLDGEPQWRVNMTPQDAWVGDSWKHGGGTAWASAAIDVDNNNIIVPAANGGPWYGTVRPGLNPYTCGKVALDIETGEYQWHHQDSPHDYWDYDSPSPPITYMGEINGEERRMVSWPPKVPWVFTVDAESGKLIQRSDNFTEQHNMWVLPPREPEDGEAVWNNPYAGGGSSSGQVPSYHPESQTMVVTATNVPWQIGWEPIAYEPGESYLGYIFASIGADATEHDWYNGFEGVITGLDPVTGEVKWQDWRNHNFRGGGGSATTSTGITFVGAGDGSGGEFIAYDTETGEKVWTDDVGGGSGGGPAIWRDPAEGKVYVAVSIQESGVTNVYSAEYSA; translated from the coding sequence ATGCAAGAGAACCCGCGGGCCCACCTCGAGGACATTCAGGTCCTGCTCGATGGCCCGTACGACGAGAAGCCCGGCGAATCGACGGTCGAACAGTACAACACCGGCGTCATCCCGGAGCGGGAGATCACCCAGGAAGACCTGATGCAGACGGGGGACAACCCCGACAACTGGCTGGTCTACGGTGGCGGCTACGACAACCAGCGTCTCTACCCGGGCGACGAGCTCGACATGGACAACATCGGGGACCTGACCCTCGAGTGGTCCCAGGAGTACCCGGAGATGCCGGTCACCGCCGAGCCGCCGGTCACCGACACTCACAACGCGCCGATCATCGTCGACGGCGAGCCGCCGATCATGTACACGACGTTCGGGCCCGACGAGGTCTTCGCGGTCAACGCCCGAACCGGCGAGATCCTCTGGTCGCACGTCTACACGCCGGCCGCCGGCGCGTCGCAGGCGACCGCCCCCGCACAGCGTGGGGCCGCCGTCCACGGCGACCTCGTGATCATCAGCACCCTCGACCTCGGTGTGCTGGCGATGAACCGCTATACCGGCGAGGAGGAGTGGTACTTCAACGGCGCCTGCGCCTACCGCGGCGAGGCCGCCGAGGGCCTCATCCACGAGGAGATCGACTGGACCCGCTCGCGCGGTGTCAGCTCCTCGTTCCCGCCGATGATCAAGGACGGCATGATCATGAAGGGCAGCTTCGGTGGCGAGTACGGGACCACCGGCTGGCTGGACGCCGTCTCGCTCGACGGCGAGCCCCAGTGGCGCGTCAACATGACTCCGCAGGACGCGTGGGTCGGCGACTCCTGGAAGCACGGTGGCGGTACCGCGTGGGCGTCGGCGGCGATCGACGTCGACAACAACAACATCATCGTTCCCGCGGCGAACGGTGGCCCGTGGTACGGGACCGTCCGGCCGGGGCTCAACCCCTACACGTGTGGGAAGGTCGCCCTGGACATCGAGACCGGCGAGTACCAGTGGCACCACCAGGACTCGCCCCACGACTACTGGGACTACGACTCCCCGTCGCCGCCGATCACCTACATGGGCGAGATCAACGGCGAGGAACGCCGCATGGTCTCGTGGCCGCCGAAGGTGCCATGGGTGTTCACCGTCGACGCCGAGTCCGGCAAGCTGATCCAGCGCTCGGACAACTTCACCGAGCAGCACAACATGTGGGTGCTGCCCCCGCGTGAGCCCGAGGACGGCGAGGCAGTCTGGAACAACCCCTATGCAGGCGGTGGCTCCAGCAGTGGTCAGGTACCGTCCTACCACCCCGAGAGCCAGACGATGGTCGTCACCGCGACCAACGTGCCGTGGCAGATCGGCTGGGAGCCGATCGCCTACGAGCCCGGTGAGAGCTACCTCGGTTACATCTTCGCCTCGATCGGCGCCGATGCGACCGAGCACGACTGGTACAACGGCTTCGAGGGCGTCATCACCGGCCTCGACCCCGTCACCGGCGAGGTGAAGTGGCAGGACTGGCGCAACCACAACTTCCGTGGCGGCGGCGGCTCCGCGACGACCTCGACGGGTATCACCTTCGTCGGTGCCGGCGACGGCAGCGGCGGCGAGTTCATCGCCTACGACACCGAGACCGGCGAGAAGGTCTGGACCGACGACGTGGGCGGCGGCTCCGGTGGCGGTCCCGCCATCTGGCGCGACCCCGCCGAGGGGAAGGTGTACGTCGCCGTCTCCATTCAGGAATCGGGTGTCACGAACGTCTACTCCGCGGAATACTCCGCCTAA
- a CDS encoding DUF7282 domain-containing protein, translating into MAETQAESEGSPKLLRRTVIKLTAAGVATAATGASATGSVAAQESGEAEIVIPAQETYGFEINIETATMPDGGFISLIDPVNPHERVWPEVGETMPSEQAAIDNMTLGTTEFLEPGTHENVTITLDEPLDFDHHTAEEMEGKLYQVWMHRDTDGNGEFTNLSPGEADNRYGYQNENQHPTEADEVVMGEAYLQQADFNPGTVEAQITQNEEQISSLQSEIEELRGSSEDQSERISELEGQVETLRSEVDDLNSAANATEEPEPTETSGPGFGIMTTIAGAAVGAAAAAKRFGGSSDDEE; encoded by the coding sequence ATGGCAGAAACACAAGCAGAATCCGAGGGCTCGCCGAAGCTGCTTCGGCGAACCGTCATCAAACTCACCGCAGCCGGTGTTGCGACCGCCGCGACTGGCGCGAGCGCGACCGGCTCGGTGGCGGCACAGGAATCCGGGGAGGCAGAGATCGTCATCCCGGCACAGGAAACCTACGGGTTCGAGATCAACATCGAGACGGCGACGATGCCCGACGGTGGGTTCATCTCCCTGATCGACCCCGTCAACCCCCACGAGCGCGTGTGGCCCGAGGTCGGCGAGACGATGCCCTCCGAGCAGGCGGCCATCGACAACATGACCCTCGGGACGACGGAGTTCCTCGAACCGGGGACCCACGAGAACGTCACGATCACGCTGGACGAGCCCCTCGACTTCGACCACCACACGGCCGAAGAGATGGAAGGGAAGCTCTACCAGGTCTGGATGCACCGGGACACCGACGGGAACGGTGAGTTCACGAACCTCTCCCCCGGTGAAGCCGACAACCGGTACGGCTACCAGAACGAGAACCAGCACCCGACCGAGGCCGACGAGGTCGTGATGGGTGAGGCCTACCTGCAGCAGGCCGACTTCAACCCCGGGACCGTCGAGGCCCAGATCACGCAGAACGAGGAGCAGATCTCGTCGCTCCAGTCCGAGATCGAGGAGCTTCGCGGGTCCTCCGAGGACCAGAGCGAGCGTATCTCCGAGCTCGAAGGACAGGTCGAGACGCTCCGCAGCGAGGTCGACGACCTCAACTCCGCGGCCAACGCCACGGAGGAGCCCGAGCCCACCGAGACCAGCGGTCCCGGCTTCGGCATCATGACGACCATCGCCGGCGCAGCGGTCGGTGCGGCGGCAGCGGCAAAACGGTTCGGCGGCAGCAGCGACGACGAGGAGTAA
- a CDS encoding ABC transporter substrate-binding protein has product MSHTRRSVLAAVGSGVALTAGCLGAPGSDGTQSVSLLLNWTPNGLHVPYYAAKQQGFYEEAGVEVTEIVSGDGSDFSARQAGRGNNEFGVTSSDQVLLTAGGGIDVQSVGVMMQQSPNVVFSTREAFGGELNDPEQLAGKTVGTGPGMVRMLTELYLEATGVRSEVELVDTGYDTVQRLLAGEVDAAGGVFGDAIDARYQGATVDSLGVATEVPSYGHVLATAPSFAEENPETVNAFLEGTARGAAWATNNREAGVDALVEANGSISEVREQARATWDTLADEHIVGPAVEEHGWGWHSSEPWTTMADALESADSGEVADPSTVWTNDHLDTDAEYIGDYTEQIQ; this is encoded by the coding sequence ATGTCGCATACTCGGCGGTCAGTTCTCGCAGCGGTCGGTTCCGGCGTGGCCCTCACCGCGGGCTGTCTCGGCGCTCCCGGTTCGGATGGGACCCAGAGCGTCAGTCTGTTGCTCAACTGGACACCCAACGGTCTTCACGTCCCCTACTACGCGGCCAAACAGCAGGGGTTCTACGAGGAAGCCGGCGTCGAGGTGACCGAGATCGTGAGCGGCGACGGCTCGGACTTCTCGGCCCGACAGGCCGGCCGTGGCAACAACGAGTTCGGCGTCACGAGCAGCGATCAGGTACTCCTGACGGCCGGCGGCGGGATCGACGTCCAGTCGGTCGGCGTGATGATGCAGCAGTCGCCCAACGTCGTCTTCTCGACGCGGGAGGCGTTCGGCGGCGAACTCAACGACCCCGAACAGCTCGCCGGCAAGACCGTCGGCACCGGCCCGGGGATGGTCCGGATGCTGACCGAACTCTACCTCGAAGCCACCGGCGTCCGGAGCGAGGTCGAACTGGTGGACACGGGCTACGACACGGTCCAGCGCCTGCTGGCCGGCGAAGTCGACGCCGCCGGCGGCGTCTTCGGCGACGCCATCGACGCCCGGTATCAGGGTGCGACCGTCGACTCCCTCGGCGTCGCCACCGAGGTCCCCTCCTACGGTCACGTGCTGGCGACGGCACCCTCCTTCGCCGAGGAGAACCCCGAGACCGTCAACGCGTTCCTCGAGGGGACGGCCCGGGGGGCCGCCTGGGCGACCAACAACCGCGAAGCCGGCGTCGACGCCCTCGTCGAGGCCAACGGGAGCATCAGTGAGGTTCGCGAGCAGGCTCGGGCGACGTGGGACACGCTCGCAGACGAGCACATCGTCGGCCCGGCAGTCGAGGAGCACGGCTGGGGCTGGCACAGTTCCGAGCCCTGGACGACGATGGCCGACGCCCTGGAGAGCGCCGACTCGGGCGAGGTCGCCGACCCGAGCACGGTCTGGACGAACGACCACCTCGACACCGACGCCGAGTACATCGGCGACTACACCGAACAGATCCAGTGA
- a CDS encoding sodium:calcium antiporter, producing MAVLAGVDGAGGAVGVASAQEDEAGEEGEEEEGGIEGAIEGFIESQGTIGTLLVLLFGIGLLIASTEKLISYLARASLQLRLSLFALAIIFTGFEFDDTVLALVFSAGGMEGAALGTALGTGLAITGVTLAVAAIIQPFPVDLPRDYIALFVLGPLLIIPLAVTGTLTFGYGLVLVLFFFGTFGYLIYRESQRDIPVFRDTEIGKALRGDGGTKNVAELDSIPEERYLGRFADSGGAWLGLAVLALVGIVFAAMLLEGGSEAVTESFGIEGTLFGATILTLILTFEDIMLTIEPVRRGLPEIGVGNVIGSVLFSVTGNIGIVAFFGDVTVSSTVLTFHLPAMIIVTALAGYFLSTGKMERWHGYALGGLYVAYWVIAIVVFSGVPVGE from the coding sequence ATGGCGGTCCTTGCGGGCGTCGACGGCGCCGGCGGCGCCGTTGGCGTCGCCAGCGCCCAGGAGGACGAAGCGGGCGAGGAGGGTGAGGAGGAGGAAGGAGGGATCGAGGGGGCGATAGAGGGGTTCATCGAGTCCCAAGGGACGATCGGGACCCTGTTGGTGTTGCTGTTCGGGATCGGCTTACTGATCGCTTCGACCGAGAAGCTGATCAGTTACCTCGCGCGGGCGTCGCTGCAGTTGCGACTGTCCCTGTTCGCGCTGGCGATCATCTTCACCGGGTTCGAGTTCGACGACACCGTGCTCGCGCTCGTCTTCTCCGCCGGCGGGATGGAGGGCGCCGCCCTCGGGACGGCGCTCGGGACGGGGCTGGCGATCACGGGCGTCACGCTCGCCGTCGCCGCCATCATCCAACCGTTCCCGGTCGACCTCCCGCGTGACTACATCGCGCTGTTCGTGCTCGGGCCGCTCCTGATCATCCCCCTCGCGGTCACGGGAACGCTCACGTTCGGCTACGGGCTCGTGCTCGTGCTGTTCTTCTTCGGTACGTTCGGCTACCTGATCTACCGCGAGAGCCAACGCGACATCCCGGTGTTCCGCGATACCGAGATCGGCAAGGCGCTCCGCGGCGACGGCGGGACGAAGAACGTGGCCGAACTCGACAGCATCCCCGAGGAACGCTACCTCGGCCGCTTCGCCGACTCCGGCGGCGCGTGGCTCGGCCTCGCCGTGCTCGCGCTCGTGGGGATCGTCTTCGCGGCGATGCTGCTCGAAGGCGGCTCGGAGGCGGTGACGGAGTCGTTCGGCATCGAGGGAACACTCTTCGGGGCGACGATACTCACGCTCATCCTCACGTTCGAGGACATCATGCTGACCATCGAGCCGGTTCGCCGTGGTCTCCCCGAGATCGGCGTCGGGAACGTGATCGGGAGCGTCCTGTTCTCCGTGACGGGCAACATCGGCATCGTCGCGTTCTTCGGGGACGTGACGGTCAGTTCGACGGTGCTCACGTTCCACTTGCCGGCGATGATCATCGTCACTGCCCTCGCTGGCTACTTCCTCTCGACGGGGAAGATGGAGCGCTGGCACGGCTACGCGCTCGGCGGCCTCTACGTCGCGTACTGGGTGATCGCCATCGTCGTCTTCAGCGGGGTTCCGGTCGGGGAGTGA
- a CDS encoding ArsR/SmtB family transcription factor, giving the protein MSLFDVLGSKARLKILRELVSEPRYVSELAENVGMDGKTAVHHLSTLEEEGIVESYHISQRKYYRLTKRIELRASPEPDSLFLLHADTVDESDDGRDDTGTATLDADRDRV; this is encoded by the coding sequence ATGTCCCTCTTCGACGTTCTCGGCAGCAAGGCTCGTCTCAAGATCCTCCGGGAGCTGGTCAGCGAGCCACGATACGTCTCGGAACTGGCAGAGAACGTCGGGATGGACGGTAAGACCGCGGTCCACCACCTCTCGACGCTGGAGGAGGAAGGCATCGTCGAGAGCTACCACATCAGCCAGCGCAAGTACTACCGACTGACCAAGCGCATCGAACTCCGGGCCTCTCCCGAGCCAGACTCGCTGTTCCTGCTCCACGCCGACACCGTCGACGAGAGCGACGACGGGCGCGACGACACCGGAACCGCCACGCTCGACGCCGACCGCGATCGCGTGTAG
- a CDS encoding RAD55 family ATPase — translation MAKRLPTGITVLDREIEGGLPAGSIVLLSAEPASQSELFLYELTAARPSLYLTTVRSDQAVSDAIDRANTRTGDPTVRDLGGDAPLDRANRMIGTLPEEATLIIDVVDTLERYDRSRYRRFLNELQTVMVNTGGIAILHGLDGVDVPANRDVTAHVADVVFDLQTTITNAEIENRLVVPKFRGGKALAEPIKLRLAESVNIDTSRDIA, via the coding sequence ATGGCCAAGCGGCTCCCGACCGGGATCACGGTCCTCGATCGTGAGATCGAGGGTGGCCTCCCGGCGGGCTCCATCGTGTTGCTGTCGGCGGAGCCGGCGAGCCAGTCGGAGCTGTTCCTCTACGAACTCACCGCCGCGCGGCCCTCGCTATACCTCACGACCGTCCGGTCCGATCAGGCGGTTTCGGACGCCATCGACCGCGCCAACACGCGGACCGGCGATCCGACGGTGCGGGACCTCGGCGGCGATGCGCCCCTCGACCGAGCCAACCGCATGATCGGTACGCTCCCCGAGGAGGCGACGCTGATCATCGACGTGGTCGACACGCTGGAACGCTACGATCGGAGCCGCTACCGACGCTTCCTCAACGAACTCCAGACGGTGATGGTCAACACCGGCGGGATCGCCATCCTCCACGGCCTCGACGGCGTCGACGTGCCGGCGAACCGGGACGTGACGGCGCACGTCGCCGACGTGGTGTTCGACCTGCAGACGACCATCACCAACGCCGAGATCGAGAACCGCCTCGTCGTGCCGAAGTTCCGCGGGGGCAAGGCGCTGGCCGAGCCGATCAAGCTACGGCTGGCCGAGAGCGTCAACATCGACACCTCCCGGGACATCGCCTAA
- a CDS encoding ABC transporter ATP-binding protein → MIDVEDLTVRFGDVTALDGTSLSVADGEFVTVVGPSGCGKTTLLRSVGGLQSPTSGRVRVGGDPPEAAQSAGELGFVFQSHTLFPWKTALENVVFLRELTGRDPERERARERLVDAGLGDAVDAYPRELSGGMCQRVAIVRAMHLGASTLLMDEPFGELDELTRYDMAASVLDSWRDTDRTVLFVTHSVPEAVLLGDQVIVMADNPGRIVDRVDVSLPRPREEAVMDTAAFGDQVADIRRVLRENRADDEGAISPDR, encoded by the coding sequence GTGATCGACGTCGAGGACTTGACCGTCCGTTTCGGGGACGTGACCGCGCTCGACGGGACCTCGCTCTCGGTCGCCGACGGCGAGTTCGTCACCGTCGTCGGCCCCTCCGGCTGTGGGAAGACCACGCTGCTGCGAAGCGTCGGCGGCCTCCAGTCGCCGACCTCGGGCCGGGTCCGTGTCGGCGGCGACCCCCCGGAAGCCGCCCAATCGGCCGGCGAACTGGGGTTCGTCTTCCAGTCTCACACGCTGTTCCCGTGGAAGACTGCCCTGGAGAACGTCGTGTTCCTGCGTGAACTCACGGGCCGGGACCCCGAGCGGGAACGGGCCCGCGAGCGCCTCGTCGACGCCGGACTCGGCGACGCCGTCGACGCCTACCCCCGCGAGCTTTCCGGGGGGATGTGCCAACGCGTCGCCATCGTCCGCGCGATGCACCTCGGGGCGTCGACGCTGCTGATGGACGAACCCTTCGGCGAACTCGACGAACTCACCCGCTACGACATGGCGGCGTCGGTGCTCGACAGTTGGCGCGACACGGACCGAACGGTGCTGTTCGTGACCCACAGCGTGCCCGAAGCCGTGTTGCTCGGCGATCAGGTGATCGTGATGGCCGACAACCCCGGGCGGATCGTCGACCGCGTCGACGTCTCGCTCCCGCGCCCCCGCGAGGAGGCGGTCATGGACACCGCCGCGTTCGGCGATCAGGTCGCGGACATCCGCCGCGTCCTCCGTGAGAACCGCGCCGACGACGAGGGAGCGATCTCCCCGGACCGATGA
- a CDS encoding PQQ-binding-like beta-propeller repeat protein, translating to MPSTRRDLLAAFGLSVTLSGCLAPTTTDDGLGTVEGEWRMDGRDAGHTRAVSQGPVEPETVWRRTLEDVRGVGSPASAEDRLYVPADAVSEDARSRYRLYALAPGTGSTRWQVPLRAEPNGSPAVEGDRVIVSAKRSLERGRVVCFSRRYGDEEWLYDVDSRLTAPPVVAQGVAYVADWSGTVHAVSVRSGEPRWRRRIEADGAGRTFAGPVAVHDGTLYLGSHSGSTGLVALDARTGEEQWRVSTGAVTVGPVVDDGLVVVQSYGLVEAFDTDGDRRWSFNVPEESAYPIAVGNERVYVSGRQGLQAVTRDGNRAWRVDGVSGTPTVVGDAVFVRGEGRLSAFDAADGSERWAVHQRGSGDAIVLENAVFLSDGARLSGLGQG from the coding sequence ATGCCCTCCACCCGCCGCGACCTGTTAGCCGCGTTCGGACTGAGCGTCACGCTCTCTGGCTGTCTCGCCCCAACGACGACGGACGACGGTCTGGGTACCGTCGAGGGCGAGTGGCGAATGGACGGCCGAGACGCGGGTCACACGCGCGCCGTGTCACAGGGCCCAGTCGAACCCGAAACCGTCTGGCGGCGAACGCTCGAGGACGTCCGGGGCGTCGGAAGCCCCGCATCGGCCGAGGACCGACTGTACGTCCCCGCCGACGCGGTTTCCGAGGACGCTCGCTCCCGGTATCGACTGTACGCACTTGCACCCGGGACTGGGAGCACGCGCTGGCAGGTGCCACTCCGCGCCGAACCCAACGGGAGCCCCGCGGTTGAGGGGGACCGAGTGATCGTGAGCGCGAAGCGGTCGCTGGAACGTGGCCGGGTGGTCTGCTTCAGCCGACGGTACGGGGACGAGGAGTGGCTCTACGACGTGGACTCACGCCTCACCGCACCACCGGTCGTCGCTCAGGGCGTCGCCTACGTCGCCGACTGGAGCGGGACGGTCCACGCGGTTTCGGTCCGGTCGGGCGAACCGCGCTGGCGGCGCCGGATCGAGGCCGACGGCGCCGGTCGAACGTTCGCCGGACCCGTCGCAGTCCACGACGGGACGCTCTACCTCGGGTCGCACTCGGGCAGCACCGGCCTCGTCGCACTCGATGCACGGACGGGCGAGGAACAGTGGCGAGTGTCGACTGGTGCGGTCACCGTCGGTCCGGTCGTCGACGACGGTCTCGTGGTCGTCCAGAGCTACGGACTCGTCGAAGCGTTCGACACCGACGGGGACAGACGCTGGTCGTTCAACGTACCGGAGGAGAGCGCGTACCCGATAGCCGTCGGCAACGAGCGCGTGTACGTCTCGGGCCGGCAGGGCCTGCAGGCGGTCACACGGGACGGGAACCGAGCGTGGCGCGTCGACGGCGTGAGCGGGACGCCGACGGTCGTTGGCGACGCCGTGTTCGTCCGGGGTGAAGGGCGACTCAGCGCGTTCGATGCCGCGGACGGCAGCGAACGCTGGGCGGTTCATCAGCGCGGCTCCGGTGACGCCATCGTCCTCGAGAACGCGGTGTTCCTGTCCGACGGGGCTCGCCTCTCCGGCCTCGGCCAGGGTTAG
- a CDS encoding ABC transporter permease → MSVAGDRLRDRLTPPLVVFVVTLAGWAVASRSAPPILLPSPPAVLTAFLAEPGVFAHATAVSAVTAAGGLALGAVVGLSLAFISVGSAPGRAVVEPAVVGFRIAPLTAIAPLVFLWFGTGVTVRMALVSVMTTFPVTVASIDGLRSTPRAYLDLLDSVGASDSRTFVSVRLPAALPSVFAGLKLGAALSVTGTVVAELLTLDGGLGVGVWEAGRYARTAELFAYLFVIAGFGVAFYGAAALVEQYATRRWGIDGGNGNRGVGDP, encoded by the coding sequence GTGAGCGTCGCCGGTGACCGCCTCCGCGACCGGCTGACGCCGCCGCTCGTGGTGTTCGTGGTCACACTTGCCGGCTGGGCCGTCGCCTCGCGGAGCGCCCCGCCGATCCTCCTTCCTTCCCCGCCGGCGGTGCTGACTGCGTTCCTCGCCGAGCCAGGCGTGTTCGCCCACGCGACCGCCGTCTCGGCGGTCACCGCCGCCGGCGGACTGGCCTTGGGGGCGGTCGTCGGGCTCTCACTCGCGTTCATCAGCGTCGGGTCGGCCCCCGGTCGCGCGGTCGTCGAACCGGCCGTCGTCGGGTTCCGGATCGCCCCCCTGACGGCGATTGCGCCGCTCGTGTTCCTCTGGTTCGGGACGGGCGTGACCGTCCGGATGGCGCTGGTCTCGGTGATGACGACGTTCCCCGTCACCGTCGCCTCCATCGACGGCCTCCGATCGACGCCGCGGGCGTACCTCGACCTGCTGGACTCCGTCGGAGCCTCCGACTCGCGGACGTTCGTCTCGGTTCGGCTGCCGGCGGCCCTGCCCAGCGTCTTCGCCGGGCTGAAACTCGGGGCCGCACTGTCGGTCACGGGCACCGTCGTCGCCGAACTCCTGACACTCGACGGCGGACTGGGTGTGGGTGTCTGGGAGGCCGGCCGGTACGCCCGGACCGCGGAACTGTTCGCGTACCTGTTCGTGATCGCCGGCTTCGGCGTCGCGTTCTACGGCGCCGCCGCGCTCGTCGAGCAGTACGCGACCCGCCGGTGGGGAATCGACGGCGGGAACGGGAACCGCGGCGTGGGCGACCCCTGA
- a CDS encoding plastocyanin/azurin family copper-binding protein, producing MDTPANGATRRSLLRTIGAGVVATSVVAGSASAQTEVTERFEFNGVTAGWEGLAPSSIEGTTNPTLSLEAGQTYEFYWENGDGAPHNVVIEDADGNALVESEFVSSQGESQTVQFTAEAGMASYYCAAHPSSMRGDVEITGGGASTATPTPEPAGEPQTHEVKMVSSDDGSFYFDPIGLHVQPGDTISWVIDSGSHNVVSYDERIPEGADTFDTEIISEGSHDLTFETEGTYDYYCMPHRTLGMIGRFVVGEPGGPAEGSNPEDGELPASSDIVEQGSISYEAFTSGGSGDGTATAEATATPEGTPAQVTSADPEEQDQPTEASGPGFTAAGALSAIGAGALLRAYRTRDE from the coding sequence ATGGATACCCCTGCGAACGGAGCGACCCGACGGTCTCTCCTGCGAACGATCGGCGCGGGCGTCGTCGCCACGTCGGTGGTCGCGGGCAGCGCGAGCGCGCAGACCGAGGTCACTGAGCGGTTCGAGTTCAACGGCGTCACCGCCGGTTGGGAGGGTCTCGCCCCCAGTTCGATCGAGGGAACGACCAACCCGACGCTCAGCCTCGAAGCCGGACAGACCTACGAGTTCTACTGGGAGAACGGCGACGGCGCCCCCCACAACGTCGTCATCGAGGACGCCGACGGCAACGCCCTCGTCGAGTCGGAGTTCGTCTCCTCACAGGGCGAGAGTCAGACGGTCCAGTTCACGGCCGAGGCCGGGATGGCCTCCTACTACTGTGCGGCCCACCCCAGTTCGATGCGCGGCGACGTGGAGATCACGGGCGGCGGCGCCTCGACGGCGACGCCGACGCCGGAACCCGCCGGCGAACCCCAGACCCACGAGGTCAAGATGGTCTCCAGCGACGACGGCAGCTTCTACTTCGACCCGATCGGGCTCCACGTCCAGCCCGGCGACACCATCAGCTGGGTCATCGACTCGGGCTCCCACAACGTCGTCTCCTACGACGAGCGCATCCCCGAGGGGGCCGACACGTTCGACACCGAGATCATCAGCGAGGGCTCCCACGACCTCACCTTCGAGACCGAGGGGACCTACGACTACTACTGCATGCCCCACCGGACGCTGGGCATGATCGGTCGGTTCGTCGTCGGCGAGCCAGGCGGCCCCGCCGAGGGCAGCAACCCCGAGGACGGCGAGCTTCCCGCGTCGAGCGACATCGTCGAGCAGGGTTCGATCTCCTACGAGGCGTTCACCAGCGGCGGCAGCGGCGACGGGACGGCCACGGCCGAGGCGACGGCGACGCCGGAGGGGACGCCCGCACAGGTCACCTCCGCGGACCCCGAGGAGCAGGACCAGCCGACCGAAGCCAGCGGTCCCGGCTTCACTGCGGCCGGCGCGCTCTCGGCCATCGGCGCCGGCGCGCTGCTCCGGGCGTACCGCACGCGCGACGAATAG
- a CDS encoding ABC transporter permease: MTVGDRVPEWSYPVVALAGAVVLWGLFVSLLDIPPYLLPHPISVVQRLVGNPSLYVDAAVATTIKVFAGGAVGTALGLLIGAAVGEVPALWRAISPYLVVARVLPVVSLAPLFLIYFGVGFGTGVAFVALMALFPMAISTAAGFRRTPESALDLARSVDASRLRTLFAVRLPYAAPDVVAGLRQSVTLAVVGAVLAEWFVADSGLGYLILVASENVRPDVMLASLSLVFVVGFSLYGAVGVLGTRVRRRMA; encoded by the coding sequence ATGACTGTCGGGGATCGGGTACCCGAGTGGAGCTACCCGGTGGTCGCGCTCGCGGGCGCCGTGGTGCTCTGGGGGCTGTTCGTCAGCCTCCTCGACATCCCGCCGTACCTGCTCCCCCACCCGATCTCGGTCGTCCAGCGCCTCGTCGGCAACCCGAGTCTGTACGTCGACGCTGCCGTCGCAACGACGATCAAGGTGTTCGCCGGCGGCGCCGTCGGCACGGCCCTCGGACTCCTGATCGGTGCCGCCGTCGGCGAGGTTCCGGCGCTCTGGCGCGCCATCTCGCCGTATCTCGTGGTGGCGCGCGTGCTCCCGGTCGTGTCGCTCGCGCCGCTGTTCCTGATCTACTTCGGCGTCGGCTTCGGCACCGGCGTGGCGTTCGTCGCACTGATGGCGCTGTTCCCGATGGCGATCAGTACCGCCGCGGGGTTCCGTCGGACGCCCGAGTCTGCGCTCGACCTCGCCAGATCCGTCGACGCCTCCCGGCTGCGAACCCTGTTCGCCGTGCGCTTGCCCTACGCCGCCCCCGACGTGGTGGCGGGCCTTCGCCAGTCGGTGACCCTCGCCGTCGTCGGCGCGGTGCTGGCGGAGTGGTTCGTCGCCGACAGCGGCCTCGGCTACCTGATCCTCGTTGCCTCGGAGAACGTCCGGCCCGACGTGATGCTCGCGTCGCTGTCGCTCGTGTTCGTCGTCGGGTTCTCGCTCTACGGCGCCGTAGGGGTACTCGGGACGCGAGTGCGTCGGCGGATGGCGTAA